The Zalophus californianus isolate mZalCal1 chromosome X, mZalCal1.pri.v2, whole genome shotgun sequence genome window below encodes:
- the TEX13D gene encoding testis-expressed protein 13D, whose product MAVDFGDHASGFRHTEVIRFINNEVLMNGGGPDFYVAFRSRPWNEVEDQLQTVVADPQVPRTIKRACAWSALALSVRVAARQREQQAHRLRRLQEQVEERETAAWALASELQRLRGDREEVATQLRFTQVALQQALIECDVLRGRLLHVDRSAHIIPLAHEILPRPRAEQHGTIAWPLNAEQQRDVVAMGFPGRLYLEAQVPAPAAVLYMPGPPSPWAQAIQPPLPAPVPYSLPFQAPLPVGIPFLPALPPAVVMDAEAAVVPLQMVPLGSCPPGPCAAVGFREEGAPPWDQRSYSQEGGPEILQNTVPLGNIRNLSQEGLGKPQGMVPFGDSWSHSQEKGPKTAQGMVPLGDSLDLSQGADQGTPQGMVSLGDSWSQIQKGPEKVQGMVPLGESWSLSQKEGPEKAQGMVLSGDSWGRSQKEGLERPQGMVPPGESWSLSQEDSERFQEVVTLRASESHSQEEFPKRPQGMAPLGASRSNSQEEDAERSQEVVPLGVSESHIQEENPKRPQGMAPLGASRSNSQEEDVGGPQEVVPLGASGSHIQEENPKRPQGMAPLGASRSNSQEEDPGEPQEVVPLGASGSHSKEEGPKKPQRMAPLGASRSNNKEEDPEGAQEMVSLGASGNHNKEEGPERPQGMAPLGDNSSQSQEGDLERPQGTGPLGGSRSDSQEEGPQRPQVPPLGDGWSQIMRENPKIQQPLGQKAKQPKGKKALDSKHQEKFVSRCSPKDWDCPWCKAMNFSWRKSCYKCKKVCVAGESRGRDPGQTH is encoded by the coding sequence ATGGCGGTTGACTTTGGGGACCACGCCAGCGGGTTCCGCCACACGGAGGTGATCAGGTTCATCAACAACGAAGTCCTCATGAACGGCGGCGGCCCAGATTTCTACGTGGCCTTCCGCTCACGGCCCTGGAATGAGGTGGAGGACCAGCTTCAGACCGTCGTGGCCGACCCTCAGGTGCCGCGCACCATTAAGAGAGCCTGTGCCTGGAGCGCGCTGGCCTTGAGCGTGCGTGTGGCTGCGAGGCAGCGGGAGCAGCAGGCGCACCGCCTCCGGCGGCTGCAGGAGCAGGTGGAGGAGCGCGAGACGGCTGCCTGGGCCCTGGCCTCCGAGCTGCAGCGGCTGCGTGGGGATCGAGAGGAAGTGGCCACGCAGTTGCGCTTCACGCAGGTCGCCCTGCAGCAGGCGCTGATCGAGTGTGATGTGCTTCGCGGGCGGCTGCTCCACGTGGATAGGTCGGCCCATATCATCCCGCTGGCCCATGAAATACTGCCTAGGCCTCGAGCCGAGCAGCATGGGACTATAGCCTGGCCCCTGAATGCTGAGCAGCAGAGAGATGTGGTTGCTATGGGGTTTCCTGGTAGGTTGTATCTCGAGGCCCAGGTGCCAGCCCCGGCAGCTGTTCTTTACATGCCAGGTCCCCCAAGTCCCTGGGCTCAGGCCATACAACCCCCTCTGCCAGCGCCGGTGCCATACTCACTTCCATTCCAAGCACCACTCCCAGTAGGAATCCCTTTCTTGCCAGCTCTGCCACCAGCAGTAGTCATGGATGCAGAAGCTGCAGTAGTCCCACTTCAGATGGTTCCTCTGGGGAGCTGCCCACCTGGTCCATGTGCTGCAGTGGGCTTCCGGGAGGAGGGGGCCCCACCGTGGGACCAAAGGAGTTACAGCCAGGAGGGAGGTCCTGAGATCCTCCAGAATACAGTCCCCCTGGGGAATATCAGAAACCTTAGCCAGGAAGGTCTAGGGAAGCCTCAGGGAATGGTCCCCTTTGGGGATAGCTGGAGCCACAGCCAAGAAAAAGGTCCAAAGACGGCCCAGGGGATGGTTCCTCTTGGGGACAGCTTGGACCTCAGCCAGGGAGCAGATCAAGGGACACCCCAGGGGATGGTCTCCCTTGGGGACAGCTGGAGCCAGATCCAGAAAGGTCCAGAGAAGGTCCAGGGGATGGTCCCCCTTGGGGAGAGCTGGAGCCTCAGCCAGAAAGAAGGTCCAGAGAAAGCCCAGGGGATGGTCCTCTCTGGGGATAGCTGGGGCCGGAGTCAGAAAGAAGGTTTAGAGAGGCCCCAGGGGATGGTCCCCCCTGGGGAGAGCTGGAGCCTCAGCCAGGAAGATTCAGAGAGATTCCAGGAGGTGGTTACCCTGAGGGCCAGTGAGAGCCACAGCCAGGAAGAATTTCCAAAAAGACCCCAAGGGATGGCCCCCCTTGGTGCCAGCAGGAGCAATAGCCAGGAAGAAGATGCCGAGAGGTCCCAGGAAGTGGTTCCCCTGGGGGTCAGTGAGAGCCACATCCAGGAAGAAAATCCAAAAAGACCCCAAGGGATGGCCCCCCTTGGTGCCAGCAGGAGCAATAGCCAGGAAGAAGATGTAGGGGGGCCCCAGGAGGTGGTACCCCTGGGGGCCAGTGGGAGCCACATCCAGGAAGAAAATCCAAAAAGACCCCAAGGGATGGCCCCCCTTGGTGCCAGCAGGAGCAATAGCCAGGAAGAAGATCCAGGGGAGCCCCAGGAGGTGGTACCCCTGGGGGCCAGCGGGAGCCACAGCAAGGAAGAAggtccaaaaaaaccccaaaggatgGCCCCCCTTGGTGCCAGTAGGAGCAACAACAAGGAAGAAGATCCAGAGGGGGCCCAGGAGATGGTATCCCTGGGGGCCAGTGGGAACCACAACAAGGAAGAAGGTCCAGAAAGACCCCAAGGGATGGCCCCTCTGGGGGATAACAGTAGCCAAAGCCAGGAAGGGGATCTGGAGAGACCCCAGGGGACTGGTCCCCTGGGGGGCAGCAGAAGCGACAGCCAGGAAGAAGGTCCACAGAggccccaggtgccccccctggGGGATGGCTGGAGCCAAATTATGAGGGAAAACCCAAAGATACAGCAGCCTCTGGGGCAGAAGGCCAAGcaaccaaaagggaaaaaagcttTGGATTCCAAGCACCAGGAGAAATTTGTCTCAAGATGCAGTCCCAAGGATTGGGACTGCCCATGGTGTAAAGCCATGAATTTTTCATGGCGCAAGTCCTGCTATAAATGCAAGAAAGTCTGTGTGGCAGGTGAGAGTAGAGGCCGGGACCCAGGACAAACTCACTAA